The sequence AGAAAACACGATGCCTACCGGCTTGAGCTTCCTTATAACAGACTCTTCGCTACCTTCCTTTCTATACTCGACAACAACTAGCTTCTTAGTGTAAATGGCTTCGCTCAAATCCCAAATGGAACGAATGAGCGGCTTGTTATGGTGGAGGGATACGTAATGAAAACGCTCATTTCTAATCATATTCTCAATAAACGAACGGGACTTTTGATCCGCTACCAACACGAGCTTATCAAGCAACTCCTTCATTTCTTCTCTCTTTAGCGCACGACTTTCAAGTAATATTTTAGAAATAATAAGAATATCTTCATTTGTCAAACACCTTTGTTTTGATTCCTTCTGGCGCCATACGTATCCCCTTTTTTGACGGTCGTAGTCAATTGTAACCGAATCATAGAACGTGTCTGCGATATACGCCCGCAATTCTTCAATGTCTCGTTGAATCGTTTTTTCATCTACACTAAAACGATCAGCTTCTTGCTTTTTTAAAATAGTCTCCCCTTCTCGTAGACGGTCGTAAATGGATAAAATTCTCCAAGGTTTAGAACACTGTTCACTCACACTTTTCACTCCATAAATAGAAATACTATATAAATCACCCGTTTTTTTATCTTTTATAACAATATATTACTATTTTACATGGACAATATATGTACAAGAAGAAAAAAATTCAAAAAAATTGTCGTACTTTTTCGTTTTGTCTCCCTTCTTTCTGTCGAATGATGGTATAATAGAAACGGAAAGAGGAGGTGAGATGGGTGGAACAGTTGTTGCAACGCATTTTTGATGAGCTGGCATATTTGCGTGCGAATATGGCAACGAAAGAAGACGTCGCTATGTTGAAAGATGACATTCGCGTATTAGAAAACCGCGTGAGTCATATCGAACAGACGATGGCGACAAAAGACGACGTCGCAAGCATCGAGCAGCGTATGGCGACAAAAGACGATGTCGCAAGCATCGAGCAGCGCATGGCTACAAAAGACGATATCGCAAGCATCGAGCAACGTATGGCGACGAAAGACGATGTTGCCGCTTTGCAAAACAGTATGCATACGCTTGAGCATCGAGTGGGGCATATTGAACAGACAATGGCTACGAAAGACGATGTCGCAAGCATCGAGCAACGTATGGCGACGAAAGACGATGTGGCGCTTGTGCCAGCTATTCGGGAAATGGTTGGACAGTTGATGGAACGAATGACTGTTGTTGAGTTGCATGTGCAAGAAATTCCGGCCATAAAACAGCAAATCGAACAATTGTCGCAACAAATGGAAGAAGGATTTGAAAAAATGGCGCATCAAGAAACGATTCTACAAG comes from Anoxybacillus flavithermus and encodes:
- a CDS encoding helix-turn-helix transcriptional regulator; its protein translation is MSEQCSKPWRILSIYDRLREGETILKKQEADRFSVDEKTIQRDIEELRAYIADTFYDSVTIDYDRQKRGYVWRQKESKQRCLTNEDILIISKILLESRALKREEMKELLDKLVLVADQKSRSFIENMIRNERFHYVSLHHNKPLIRSIWDLSEAIYTKKLVVVEYRKEGSEESVIRKLKPVGIVFSEYYFYLIAFLTEYEFSFPTIYRIDRIVRYELSDERFKLDYATRFEEGQFRKRVQFMHPGELMKITFRYWGSSLQAILDRLPTAEVVGNDGQAFIIEAEVYGRGIKMWLLSQAQYLEVIKPEEFREEMRETIEKMLENYR